The Sulfitobacter donghicola DSW-25 = KCTC 12864 = JCM 14565 genome has a segment encoding these proteins:
- the ccoP gene encoding cytochrome-c oxidase, cbb3-type subunit III produces MTKKKVDETTGVETTGHEWDGIKELNNPLPRWWLWTLYACIIWGVAYTVAYPAWPMISGATKGMLGFSTRAQVAEDIVAHEAKNNALVEELLAADLTALKPGDDLHRYAVARGGSVFRAQCSQCHGSGAAGAKGYPNLRDDDWLWGGDLETIVATIDHGIRNETDGDARWSEMPAFGEILSEEEIDQVVAFVGSLSGPAEDEAMVTAGAVVYEDNCSSCHMEAGTGDRETGAPNLADAIWLYGGDAATIKQTVKYSRFGVMPAWGQRLSDEDVSAVAVYVHNLGGGE; encoded by the coding sequence ATGACTAAGAAGAAAGTGGATGAAACAACCGGTGTCGAAACCACTGGCCACGAGTGGGACGGCATCAAAGAGCTGAACAACCCGCTGCCGCGTTGGTGGTTGTGGACCCTATATGCCTGTATCATCTGGGGTGTTGCCTATACTGTCGCATATCCTGCATGGCCAATGATTTCGGGTGCAACCAAGGGCATGCTGGGCTTTTCCACGCGCGCTCAGGTTGCCGAGGACATTGTTGCCCATGAAGCCAAGAACAACGCCTTGGTCGAAGAGCTGCTGGCGGCTGATCTGACAGCGCTCAAACCAGGTGACGACCTGCACCGTTATGCGGTTGCGCGCGGTGGTTCGGTTTTCCGCGCCCAGTGTAGCCAGTGCCACGGTTCTGGTGCTGCGGGTGCCAAGGGCTATCCAAACCTGCGCGACGATGACTGGCTTTGGGGTGGCGACCTTGAAACCATCGTAGCCACCATCGACCACGGTATCCGCAACGAGACCGACGGCGATGCGCGTTGGTCCGAGATGCCTGCCTTTGGTGAAATCCTCAGCGAGGAAGAGATCGATCAGGTTGTTGCCTTTGTGGGCAGCCTGTCTGGCCCAGCCGAGGACGAAGCAATGGTCACTGCTGGTGCGGTTGTCTATGAAGACAACTGTAGCTCTTGCCACATGGAAGCAGGCACGGGGGACCGCGAAACCGGTGCGCCAAACCTAGCGGATGCGATCTGGCTTTATGGTGGCGATGCTGCGACCATCAAACAGACGGTCAAATACTCGCGCTTTGGTGTGATGCCAGCATGGGGTCAGCGCCTATCGGATGAGGACGTAAGCGCGGTTGCCGTATACGTTCACAACTTGGGCGGCGGCGAGTAA
- a CDS encoding CcoQ/FixQ family Cbb3-type cytochrome c oxidase assembly chaperone, with translation MDTYSLLREIADSWVLLAMFVFFSGAAVWAFLPSQRAAREDASMIPFRNDNDDCAGTSTDTASKGLSRNMEALNHD, from the coding sequence ATGGACACCTATTCTCTTCTCAGGGAAATCGCTGACAGCTGGGTTTTGCTTGCGATGTTCGTCTTTTTCTCAGGCGCCGCCGTCTGGGCCTTTTTGCCCAGCCAACGCGCTGCACGCGAAGACGCAAGCATGATCCCCTTTCGTAACGACAATGACGACTGCGCCGGTACATCCACCGACACTGCGTCCAAGGGCTTGTCCCGCAACATGGAGGCACTGAACCATGACTAA